A window of Micromonospora sp. WMMC415 genomic DNA:
CGGTGGGCCGGGTGACCGCCGCCGGAGCACGCCCGGGCGACGCCGGAACGACGTCCGTGACCGTGGCCGACGCCGGGCCACGCGGCCTCGCCGCCAGCGAGCCGGACGCCGACCCGCCCCACGTGACGGTGGTCGGCGTGGACGCCGCCGGCAACCCGCCGCCGCCCGCCGCGGCCGGCGTGCTCGCCCGGGCGGGACTCGTGGTCGGTGCGGCCCGGCACCTCGCCGCCGTCCCGGTTCCGGCCGGCGCGGAGACCGTGGTCCTCGGGCCGCTGGCGCCGGCCCTGGACCGGCTCGCCGCCGTCGCCGCCGCCACGCCGGCCGTGGTGCTGGCCAGCGGCGACCCCGGGCTCTTCGGGATCGTGCGGCGGCTGCGGGCGGCCGGCCTGCCGGTGCGGGTGCTGCCGGCGGTGTCCAGTGTGGCCGCCGCGTTCGCACGGGCCGGCCTGCCGTGGGACGGCGCGGTCGTGGTCACCGCGCACGGGCGCGACCCCCGGCCGGCCCTCAACGCCGCCCGGGCGCTGCCGCTGGTCGCGGTGCTGACCGCGCCCGGCGCCGGCGCCGCCGAACTCGGTGCCGGCCTGGTCGGCTGGCCCCGCCGCCTGGTGGTCGCCGAGCACCTGGGCACCGGCGCCGAGCGGGTCACCTGGACCACCCCGGCGGAGGCCGCCACGCGCTCCTGGACCGACCCGCACGTCCTGCTGAGCGTCGGCGAGCCGCCGGACGGGATGCGCGTCGACAACCAGCCGGCCGCCGCGCCCGCCGGCGGGTGGGCGCTGCCCGAGAGCGCGTACGCCCACCGCGACTCCATGATCAGCAAGGCGGAGGTACGCGCCCTCGTGGTGGCCCGACTGCGGCCCCGGCTCGGCCGGCTGGTGTGGGACGTGGGCGCCGGCAGCGGCTCGGTGGGCATCGAGTGCGCCCTGCTCGGCGCGGCCGTCGTCGCCGTCGAGCGGGACCCGGCGGCGGCCGACCTGGTCCGTGCCAACGCCGCCCGGCACGCCGTCGACGTGCGGGTGGTGTGCGGTGGCGCACCCGACGCCCTGGCCGGGCTGCCCGAGCCGGACGCGGTGTTCGTCGGCGGAGGCGGCACCGGCGTGCTCGCCGCCGTCGCGGCCCGCCGCCCGGCGCGGGTGGTCGTCGCGCTCGCCGCGCTGGACCGGGTCGCCCCGGCCCGGAACCTGCTGCGCGACGCCGGCTACGCCGTCGAGGGCGTCCAACTGTCCGCCGCCCGCCTCGCCGACCTGCCCGGCGGGTCGGTCCGCCTCGCCGCCACCAATCCGGTGGTCGTCCTCACCGGGGAGCGCCCGTGACCCACCCTGACCCCGGCGCGATCCCGCGCCGGATCGGACTCGTCGCCGTCACCGCCGCCGGGCGGCGGCACGCCCGCATCCTCGCCGACGCGTGGCCGCACGCCCGGCCGGTCGACGCGGGCAGCGCCGCCGACGCGCTGCGGGAGGCCTGGAACCGGTGCGACGGGATCGTGGCGTTCCTGGCCACCGGCGCGGCGGTGCGGATCCTCGCCCCGCTGCTCGGCGACAAGCGCACCGACCCGGCGGTCGTCGTGGTCGACGAGGCGGCCCGGCACGCCGTCGCGCTGCTCGGCGGGCACG
This region includes:
- the cbiE gene encoding precorrin-6y C5,15-methyltransferase (decarboxylating) subunit CbiE; translated protein: MADAGPRGLAASEPDADPPHVTVVGVDAAGNPPPPAAAGVLARAGLVVGAARHLAAVPVPAGAETVVLGPLAPALDRLAAVAAATPAVVLASGDPGLFGIVRRLRAAGLPVRVLPAVSSVAAAFARAGLPWDGAVVVTAHGRDPRPALNAARALPLVAVLTAPGAGAAELGAGLVGWPRRLVVAEHLGTGAERVTWTTPAEAATRSWTDPHVLLSVGEPPDGMRVDNQPAAAPAGGWALPESAYAHRDSMISKAEVRALVVARLRPRLGRLVWDVGAGSGSVGIECALLGAAVVAVERDPAAADLVRANAARHAVDVRVVCGGAPDALAGLPEPDAVFVGGGGTGVLAAVAARRPARVVVALAALDRVAPARNLLRDAGYAVEGVQLSAARLADLPGGSVRLAATNPVVVLTGERP